The Salvia splendens isolate huo1 chromosome 20, SspV2, whole genome shotgun sequence nucleotide sequence GGGATActaatattttgtgttttacATATATTTAGGGTATAAATCTGAATCCATACCTGATGATATGTAGCTATAGATGGACATGGACTTGTATTGACTGGAAAATCCAAAATTTGGACTTGTTAATTTATACTTGAACCAATAATTAGGTCcctaaaaaataatactccctccatccctaaagaatatgcactttggggtcgacacgagttttaatgtaaaattggtaaagtaagagaaaggtagagagaaaaagtaaataaagtagtattgttagtggagaatgggtccaaCCCCAATAGAAATAAAagactttttaaaattaaaaagtgcatatttttgtgggatggactaaaaaggaaagagtgcatattttggagggacagagggagtactatatgtGAACTTAGAGTTTTGCTTGTTTAGTTTACAGAAAATGATttgaaatacaaaaataattactCCACTATTGTTACTTGATAGTACATGCTAGAGGATTTTGATTTCATTGAATGGCCTTAAATTTGCTCTACAATGCCAACTTGCATATATGAAAATGGTAGGTAAGATTATAATGCTTCCAGTCCAAAACCATCAATGTACATAAATAGCTCAATTGGTACGTCAAGAATAGAGCTGTCAAACCGACCCATGTTACTCGTGTGATGTTGTATTCTCTGCCTCTATCTTTGTCTCAGGAAAGAGGAGGAGTGAACAAGCAATCAAATGAGCAAATGAAGAAAGTTAAGGCTGGTGAGTTGATGATTGAACCAAGAATTCAGCATGTTGCTCACTCAAAACAGAGTAGCACTAACCTCGTACGACAAAAATCCTCGGTTTCTGCTAAACCTGTGGATGAAGATCTCTACAAGATCCCTCCCGAGCTACTTGCAAATTCTAAACGAGTACGTTTACTTTCGATTTTCTACAACAAATAGATTATGCCAAGTTTAATTTGTACGAAGCACACGCCTCATACTCGTATTTACTTATATCTGTTGCAGAAAAAAATGCTAGGGTTTTTCTCCAAATGCATGGTACCTCCTTGTGCAGAATGACTTAAGCTCAAGTAATTTTTATTGAATGGAGAAATTGAGACTCAACTACAAAATGGCCATCTTGTCTCGTCTCTACAGTTTTCATCGAATGATTTCGAATATGTAAGATTATCAAAAGAATTTACAATCACATTTCATTCATCATTGAATTTTTGTACCACAAATTTAGCTAAATAAATGGTGCAAAGGTAGGGCCAATATAGGTTAAGAGGCCTTTCTCGGTTGAGTACAATTTATGAGAAACTGGTCCACAATGGTCAATGCTAgtgttatatttttaaatgaattcaCCTTTTGGGCCAATAGTCTCCTTTGGGCCTTTTTATTTGTGCAATTATTGttcaaattcattttatatGTATAGGGTACAGTTTAACCATCCCAATTGGAGTTAATATTTTGACCTTTACgttgtttcatttttaaaattatttctatatttttattaaaaataaaagagtgtATTTTGACGTTTTTTTTATAGAGATAGCACGGGTATACCCGGTTATAATGAATGTAAGAAACACCTAATCTATCATGAAGCGGCCAAAGATTAAGTCCGACTGGTGGTTCCTCTAAGACATGAACTCCCCTTTGAAATGTGTAGGCAAAGTGTGATAGAAAATTCACAGCAAAATTATCGTCTCTATGCACATGTTGAAGCACCACTGAATCCAAAATCAGATAACAAACCTTGTACTCGTTGAATAATAGAACGACAATTAATAGATACAGCAAACTTCCCTCTTATCATAGATACCCCAATGAGACTATCACTCTCCACCACCAAATTTTGGATACCCAAGGCTCGTGGCAGCCGGAGACCGTGAAACAGGCACCAAATCTTTGCAACTAAGATGGAGCATGTAAACCTTGCCATCTTCAACGATGGAATCAGAGAGTTGAAGATGAATGATGAGTTGGATAGAGCTGGCATTGCAATGAAATCCTTGACAGAAATCATGGAAGATAACAAGCAAGACATCAGGGATCCTTGACATAAATTATGGAAGATTACAATCAAGAAATTAGTGATCCGTTCCATAGATAGAATTCAATCAACTTTGACATGTAGAATTTCTCCCTATATAATGGGACGTGTTGCTCTCCATTTATTCATTCAACACAATCAACTTTATGCAATACAATAGCCTTGTTCTTTTTCTGGCTATGGCTTCAAAGGCCTTCTTTCTAGTTTTCtgtcatggtatcagagcctaggtttcgTACCTAGGCTTTGACCCCTTTCCTTCACCTTAA carries:
- the LOC121781243 gene encoding uncharacterized protein LOC121781243 codes for the protein MGAEKYRKSGQIPAFGDWENANELPITQYFDCARQAGLLRCSCSAECSRGGAKAPPLYTVPHREERGGVNKQSNEQMKKVKAGELMIEPRIQHVAHSKQSSTNLVRQKSSVSAKPVDEDLYKIPPELLANSKRKKMLGFFSKCMVPPCAE